The sequence below is a genomic window from Leptospira dzoumogneensis.
CATACGTTCTTTGTTTAAACCCGCGATGATCATCTGGACATCACAAATGACAGGACATCCATTCTTCAAGGCTTGGATACCGTCACGGATGGCATTCTCATGGATCTTTGTTAGATCTCTATATTCAAAATCCGCGGTAGCATGTATGATCCTTCTAACAACTTCCCAATCACCAGGAGGATGGGAATGGTTTCCCGCTTCTTCATCTATGATCGCAAAAGAATTATTTTCGATTTCCCTTCCTAAGGAAGTCATTTGCCGCATATCATTCATTTATTCAGCTTCTCCTTTGATTCCCCATTCTTCCGGAGCCTCGAATTTTCCTAAAAGTGTACCGTCAAAATCCACCATATAAGTGGAAACTCTCAGGCCTAATCCATGTTTGGAACAATTTTCGGAAACGATCTCACAGATCCGAGTAGTGATATAGAAATGTCCTGATTCTTTACAAATATCTAATACGTGTCTTGCAGTATTTGCCGCTTCTATATTGGAGCAGACTTCCTCGGGGATCTCCAAAGACCTTGCGATATTCGCAAGCATCTTTGTGTTTACCGAGGAGCCGCCTCTATGGGTCATCATGACCCCATCGGCCATCTTGGAGAGTTTTCCGATCATACCTACTATGATCACATGATGAATGTCCTCTTTGATAGAGGTCTTTATCCCGGTCCCTATAAAGTCGCCTACTTGGATAAACGAGATCTCATTCATGTTCGGAAGAAGGTCCATTGCAAACTTCTCGGACTTTCCTCCCGTGGTTAAAACGATACTTTGTTCTCCGTATTCTCTCGCGACCTGTATCGCCTGTATTACACTTGCTTTATATGCCGCGGTGGAATACGGTTTTACGATCCCGGTCGTACCTAAGATCGAGATCCCTCCGATGAGTCCCAGACGTTCATTCATCGTTTTTTTAGCCATCTCTTGGCCGCCAGGAACGCTGATAGTAACTTCTGCTCCTGAAAACGCGGAGCCGATCAGCTCTTCCAATATCATTTCCGTAATATTCTTTCTAGGGACAGGGTTGATTGCAGGTTCTCCGATCTCTAAGCCAAGTCCTGCTTTAGTTACGACTGCTACTCCTTCTCCGCCTTTTAATACGATCTTATTCTCTTGGTTGAGTTTTACTAGTGCGGTTAATTCTGCACCATGAGTACAATCAGGGTCATCTCCTGCGTCTTTGATAATACTACAAACCGCAGTATCTTCCGAGATCTCGCAGCGTTTTAGTTCGAAGATAACTTTTCTTTTGTTCGGAAGAGTAGTTTCAATTTCTTTAATGGTTTGGCCTAAGATCAGGACTCGAGTGGCGGCTTTCGCAGCGGCAGCGGAGCAAGCCCCGGTAGTGAATCCTTCTCTTAATTCCTTGGTCGCCATTTAAACTTATCCGAGACTTATAACCGGTGAAGGATTTTTTTGGGTATGGAAGAATGCCTCCATACCGATCCTGGATTCTAAAGTACCTAAGCGAATTAACTCGGATCTTACTTCTCTTAAAACATTTCCATCTCCGCTTAAGAATGCATTATCAGGAACGGTGCAGTCTCCTAAGATCGATTTCAAAATTTCTAATACGGTTGAAACTCGATCCGAGGCTGAAATCGGCGGGATCTGGAAGATACTTGGAAAATTTGGAACACTTTTTAGGATCTTCCTTAATTCATTTTCGGAAAGGAAGTCCTCTTCTTTTGTTTTGAACCAGACCGCCGTAGTGCTGTCCAAACGGCCTGAGAATTTTTTGGAAAGAAGAAGTCCCGCAAGAGAAGTGATCCCGGTGTCCGTTGCCAGGATCAAAGAAAAACCTGGAGAAGGCCAAGTTGGATCTCCCACAAATTTTCCCCAAGGGCCTGAATATTCCAATTCAGATCCTAATTTTAATTCAGGAAGAATGCTGGATGCTTTGCCGGTCCCTAAACGTTTAACGCAGATCTGAAAGGGATCTTTTTTGGAATCGGAGGACAGAATAGAATAAGCTCTTTTAATCGATTTTCCGTCCTCATCATTTCCGGTATTTAGGATAACGTATTGTCCTCCTACAAATTCAAAATTAGAACCGTCCGATCTTTCGAAATGGTAAATATCGGAAGAAGGACTTACGTTTTCTTTATGGATCAATTTAAGAAGTTTTTGGCTCAATGTTCCTCCTAAGAAGGATAGATCTCATGCACAAAATCATGCATTTCTTCTAAATCCAGATACAAAGTTTGGAATGACTTAGCGGAGTTTTTCAGATCCAATTCCACTTTTTTAGTAAGTATTAAAAGAGAAGTATAATATCCCGTTTTAGGATCTCCGGAGGGAAGCCTTGAGATTGTTTGTTCCAACTCTACTAAACTTGCTTCGAAAAATCGGATCAGATCTTCGAAATTATTCGATTTCGTCAGAGATTGGATCGGTCCGGGAGAAGAGAGAGCCTCAGCTCCTATTTCATTTTTTTCATGTTGGATAACGGATTCGTCCTTGATACCAAGAACATTCATCATTCCTAATCTTAAAGCTGCAATTTCATGACATGCCATACTATATTCCTATTGCATAATATTATCGACTAAACGAGAAACCAATCTGTCTTGTAAAAGATGCTCCGAAACGAGGTCCTCAGCGTCTTCTACACTCACTTTTTGATACCAGACTCCGTCCGGATAGACTACTACTACGGGACCTTCTCCACATCTCCCCATGCAGGAAGAACGGGAAATTTTGAAATCCAAATGTCTTCCTTGTGATTTTAAAATAGATCTCATTCGGGCGACCAGAGCTGAGCTTCCCCTGCTTGAACAATCTATATTATCACAGACAAATATATGTTTTTGTAAATTACGATGAGGGAATAGATGCGGAGCGGCTTGGTTATGTGTTTCCAAATGACGGATACTCCAAAGAAGTGCCTTCAATCCTCCCACTTTTTTAGAAAGACCTGGAAGTTGTTCCCTATATTCGCAGGTATCACATGGAAGGGAAAATTTTCCGGAGATACAGTCTTGTATCCTTTCTTCCATCACGGATATTAATTCGGTATCGGGTCCGAGATAAGAAGATAAGCCCGTTTTGATCCAAGGAAATTTTTCGGAGAAGTTTTGTACTAAGGAGGAAATTTTTTGGATCAGTATCCCGCCGAATAAAAAGTAGGGGACCACCAGAAGTTTTTCCGGTCTCAACTTGGAAGCCATTTCCAAAGTTTCCGGAAGAAGAGGGCTGGTGATCCCGATAAAGGAAGGAAGAACAAAGGAGAAATGATTTCCTTCTTGGAATAAACGAACCGTTTTATAAAAGTCACCATTCGCGTCAGGATCGGAAGAACCTCTGTTTACGATGATCACTCCGGTTTTGGAAGATTCTTCTTTATTTAGAGGTATAAATTCCTCCGCTCGTTTTCTGAGTAAGGATACCATCTTAGAATGGATGCCTAGGCTATTCGCAATTTTGAAAGAATGTCCCGGGAACTCGGATTTAATCTTATCTAATACGATCGGAACATCATTTTTGATATGACCCGAGGTGAATAAGAATAGCGGAAATATTATAATATTAGAATATTCTTCGCAGAGATCCCTAAGAGCGGTTTCCAAGTCAGGTTTTGCAAGTTCCACATATGCATGGGAAATTTTCAGATCCGGATGTGTCAGTGCGAACGTATCCACCAGGGAAACAAATTCCAGATTGGAATTTTCCTCCCTGCTTCCATGACCTAATACGAGAACCGCGACCTTAGGTTTCATTTGGATCCTAATACCTGCCTTGGTTTCCAGAATAGGAAAAATAAGGAAGATAACAAATACCAGAAGACCAGGTTTGTGAGTAAGCTTACATATTCGAATTGTATCCTTAATTCTTTGGGAGCTGCGAAATCTTCCGAAATTTCAGGAACACCTATATAGAATGGAAGTCCTGCAAAGAATAGAACCGTTATTAAAGCGAAAGCCCATTTTACTAGATTACGAACGTTTAAATAAGATAGAAGGATACGAGATCCCAGAACACCGACTAAACTGGATCCAACGCTAAGATACCACCAGGCCTGTCTTTCCGGATAATCATAAGCCCCGGAAGCTCTGCCTGGTAATTCCGGAGGGAGTCCCAAAAATGGGATCCCGAAGAAGATCAGAAATCCAGCGACTGCAAATAAAATACTTAGGAAGACAGCCTTAGATAGGGAAGGGCTCTCTAAAAAATCTTTCGGAGGAAATAGAACCATCCAGAGAGAGATCAAAACTCCAAAAGAAATTCCTAATAGAACGGAACCTATGAATGTTCCTAAATTCCTTTTTTGCCAAAGTCCATCGGTTTCGATCTTTTCATCGGAAGCAGATCCTGCTTTTGTATGAGAATGATCTTTTCCATGTGAGTGAGAATGGGTATGCGTACGGCTTGTATTCGGATTTTCTGATATAGATTTGGATTCAAATTTCTCCGCTTCCAGGATAAGAGGGAGATTCCAAACACAAACCAGGATTCCTAAAACAAGCCCGGATACCAGACCGGAAAATATCCCGGTCCGTAATAGATCGGAAAATCCCGATCTTAATGGCATGGAAAGCCCGTAGAATGTCTTATATCATGAAAAGTATCGTGCAAATACACCATAGGCTCCAGGCCTACCGCATAAATTGTAGAAAAGGCGAGAAACCCGGCCAAAACCAGAACAGAACCTCGGAACCATGATTTGGTCCCTGAAAAATCCTTTAAAACGGAAATCGAGCGCATAAAAATCCCTCCTAGATCTTCACCTAACAAGATATAAACGATATTAAGGCAAAACGGATCTCGCCGAAGCATCGTATAAGCAAAATTGTTGAGTTTAGTTACGTAATCGCCTTACATCCGAGACTG
It includes:
- a CDS encoding cobalt-precorrin-5B (C(1))-methyltransferase, encoding MATKELREGFTTGACSAAAAKAATRVLILGQTIKEIETTLPNKRKVIFELKRCEISEDTAVCSIIKDAGDDPDCTHGAELTALVKLNQENKIVLKGGEGVAVVTKAGLGLEIGEPAINPVPRKNITEMILEELIGSAFSGAEVTISVPGGQEMAKKTMNERLGLIGGISILGTTGIVKPYSTAAYKASVIQAIQVAREYGEQSIVLTTGGKSEKFAMDLLPNMNEISFIQVGDFIGTGIKTSIKEDIHHVIIVGMIGKLSKMADGVMMTHRGGSSVNTKMLANIARSLEIPEEVCSNIEAANTARHVLDICKESGHFYITTRICEIVSENCSKHGLGLRVSTYMVDFDGTLLGKFEAPEEWGIKGEAE
- a CDS encoding FAD-dependent oxidoreductase, with protein sequence MSQKLLKLIHKENVSPSSDIYHFERSDGSNFEFVGGQYVILNTGNDEDGKSIKRAYSILSSDSKKDPFQICVKRLGTGKASSILPELKLGSELEYSGPWGKFVGDPTWPSPGFSLILATDTGITSLAGLLLSKKFSGRLDSTTAVWFKTKEEDFLSENELRKILKSVPNFPSIFQIPPISASDRVSTVLEILKSILGDCTVPDNAFLSGDGNVLREVRSELIRLGTLESRIGMEAFFHTQKNPSPVISLG
- a CDS encoding DUF3209 family protein; translation: MACHEIAALRLGMMNVLGIKDESVIQHEKNEIGAEALSSPGPIQSLTKSNNFEDLIRFFEASLVELEQTISRLPSGDPKTGYYTSLLILTKKVELDLKNSAKSFQTLYLDLEEMHDFVHEIYPS
- a CDS encoding CbiX/SirB N-terminal domain-containing protein, producing the protein MKPKVAVLVLGHGSREENSNLEFVSLVDTFALTHPDLKISHAYVELAKPDLETALRDLCEEYSNIIIFPLFLFTSGHIKNDVPIVLDKIKSEFPGHSFKIANSLGIHSKMVSLLRKRAEEFIPLNKEESSKTGVIIVNRGSSDPDANGDFYKTVRLFQEGNHFSFVLPSFIGITSPLLPETLEMASKLRPEKLLVVPYFLFGGILIQKISSLVQNFSEKFPWIKTGLSSYLGPDTELISVMEERIQDCISGKFSLPCDTCEYREQLPGLSKKVGGLKALLWSIRHLETHNQAAPHLFPHRNLQKHIFVCDNIDCSSRGSSALVARMRSILKSQGRHLDFKISRSSCMGRCGEGPVVVVYPDGVWYQKVSVEDAEDLVSEHLLQDRLVSRLVDNIMQ
- a CDS encoding CbtA family protein produces the protein MPLRSGFSDLLRTGIFSGLVSGLVLGILVCVWNLPLILEAEKFESKSISENPNTSRTHTHSHSHGKDHSHTKAGSASDEKIETDGLWQKRNLGTFIGSVLLGISFGVLISLWMVLFPPKDFLESPSLSKAVFLSILFAVAGFLIFFGIPFLGLPPELPGRASGAYDYPERQAWWYLSVGSSLVGVLGSRILLSYLNVRNLVKWAFALITVLFFAGLPFYIGVPEISEDFAAPKELRIQFEYVSLLTNLVFWYLLSSLFFLFWKPRQVLGSK
- a CDS encoding CbtB domain-containing protein; translated protein: MRSISVLKDFSGTKSWFRGSVLVLAGFLAFSTIYAVGLEPMVYLHDTFHDIRHSTGFPCH